A genomic window from Caldalkalibacillus uzonensis includes:
- the yabP gene encoding sporulation protein YabP produces the protein MLEGSHHYGKNESKLHEVKMINRKQLELTGVINVESFDSEEFLLETEAGFLAIRGQNLHMKSLNVERGLVSIEGLVFEMVYVDQGHGGEKAKGLFSKLFK, from the coding sequence ATGCTGGAAGGGAGCCACCACTACGGCAAAAATGAAAGCAAACTTCATGAAGTGAAGATGATCAACCGCAAACAACTGGAGCTAACAGGTGTTATTAATGTGGAAAGCTTTGACAGTGAAGAGTTTTTGCTCGAAACAGAAGCCGGTTTTTTAGCCATTCGCGGGCAAAACCTGCATATGAAAAGCTTGAATGTGGAGCGCGGGTTGGTCTCTATTGAGGGGCTGGTGTTTGAAATGGTGTATGTGGATCAAGGACACGGTGGGGAGAAAGCTAAAGGGCTCTTTAGCAAGTTATTCAAGTGA